CATATTGTCATCCCGAGTGAGCGCCGCCTTCTCTTTGATGGCGTCATCCTGAGCGAGGCGCACTTCGCGCCGAGTCGAAGGACCCCTACCGTGATCCCATACCACGTTGGCTCCGGTTGCCCCGATCGCCCGTTCCTACCAGTCCGAATACTTCGTCCCGTCCATCGCCGTTCCCTCCGACTTCGAGTAAACGTCGAACACGTTCTGCCCGCCCCAGGACTGCGATTTCGGATCGTCCTGCATCGAGCGCGTCCCCCATTCCGCTTTTCCCGTCATCGGGTCCACCGGGATGCTCCGCAGGAACCGGATTTTCTTTCCCGCCACGTCCACGCCCTTCACCAGCGTGTCCAGGTCCGGCGGATACCCTTCTGTCCCGATCTTTACCTGGAAAGCGTTGCGGTCCGCTGCGTCTTTGTAGCGGTCGATGGCATCGCGGATCTGCCACAGGTCATAGCGGAGCTCGTGTTCCTTCGCCCGCTTGATTCGCACCCGCGCGATGGGAATGGCCATCCCGGTCAGGATCAACAGGATCGTGATCGCCACGATCAGCTCGACCAGCGTCAGCCCGCGCCGCCTGCGCGCACTGCTTCTCTCCATATTTCGTTATTCTAAGCCGATCCCGGCGATCCCCGGATCCCGGCGATCTCGGCGATCTATTTCACCGTCACCGTCGCCGCCGCCGGCGTCGCCGGGATCGCCTGCGACGCGCTGTTCCTCGCCGCTGGCCGCGTGATCGTGATCATCCCCGTGCCCGGCGCCTTGGCCAGGAAGGTCAGCGTGTACACCGCCCCGCTGCCCGTCACTCCCGCCGTTCCCGGCGGTCGGGTTGCGGAGACTTGCAGGGTGCCGCTGGGCGGGTCGTCGCGATGCACCAGCGCCACCGGCTGCCCGTCTTGCGACAGGAATCCCCCGTTCGACACGTTCACCAGTTGCATGACCTGCGGGTTGTAGGTGATCTGCAGCGGGACCGTCGCGATGTCCTGACCTCCCGTCAGCACTACGTTCACCGCGAACGTGGAGCCGTTCGTTGGGTTCACCGCGTTCGGATCGAAGCTCAATCCCACCGGCGTCGGCGGACCCGCAGGCGCCTGGCTCGGTGTCGGCGCTTGCTGCCCGTTGGCCGCCGCGCCCGGCGCTGCGGCCTGCCCCGTAGGTTGCTGCGGTGCCGCGGGCTGCGCCGCGGCCTGCTGCGGTGCCGCGGCCGGAGCTGTCGCCGGCACCTGCGTCGGTCCGTTCGGCGGCGAGGCCGGCTGCCTCGGGCGCGACGCTCGACGCAGGTCGATGGCCGTCCCCGTGCCCACGTCGATCGCACGCGCGTTCAGCTCCGTCAGCTCCTGCGAGCGCACCACGTGCGGGATCAGAACGAACACGATCTCGTTTTGGTGCAGCTCTGTGTGCTGCGATGCGAACAGGTATCGGAAGAACGGGATCTGCCCCAGCCCCGGGATCCCCGACCATCCTTTCACCGTGTCGTCTTCCAGGATTCCGCCCAGCAGGTTGACTTCGCCTTCCTTCAGGCGGATCTCGTGCTCGATCTTGCGCTGTCCGATCACCGGCTGGTCGATGCCCCCGATGCTCACGTGCGACGTTACCGACGACACGTCGATCATCAGCTTCAGCGTCACCTCGTGTCCCGCGTGCACCCGCGGCGTGATGTCGATGTTCACGCCTACGTCGATGTACTGGAATTGCGTGTTCACCAGCGGGTTGATACCCACGCCGCCGATGCCCGGCTGGAACGATCCAGTCGCGATCGGCACCCGGTCGCCGATTTTCAGCGACGCCTTCTGTCCGTCCGACGCCCGGATCTGCGGGTTCTGCAGGATCTTGGTGGTCGTGTCGTTGAACAGGAAGTTGGCCGCCGCCTGCGGGATCGTCACCACGAAGTTAGTCGCGTTGAGATGGGCCAGCGAATTCAGGCTGATCTGGTTCGGGGTGGTCGTGGGCGTCGAAGTTGTGGTTCCTGTCGTGCCGGTCGTTCCCGTGGTGGTGGTCGTGGTCGTGTTCGGCGCCAGCCCGATGGCAGCGCTGCCCGGCGGCGCGATCCCCAGGTCCCGCAGCTTGTCGCGCCGTACCTGCATGATCGCCACCTCCACCACCACCTCGGGTTTCGCCTTGTCGATGTCACCGACCAGCTTCTCCGCCAGCGCCACCTGGTCCGGCGTGCCGCGTACGATGATTGCATTCTGCGACGGTAACTGCTGGATGCGGCTCACTTCCAGGATGGTGCGCATCGCGTTCACCATGTCCTGGAGCTCGGTCGGAAGCGACACGTTCGACAGATAAAACGTCTTGATGACGCTCTGTTCCAGTTCCTTGCGCTTGGCCGGCGTGTCCGACGCCACGAAGATCGTGTTTCCCGTCACCGGCCGCCAGAAGGTCTTCGATTCCAGCGCCAGGATGTCCAGCGCTTCGTTCAGCGTCACCCCGTTCAGCTCGATCTTCACCCGCCGCGACGTGTAGTCGGGATCGAACAGCACGTTGATTCCCGCCAGCTTTCCGATGGTCTCGTAGATGACCTTGGTGTCTTCCGACAGCTTCAGCGTGATTGGCGTCTCGGCGATCGGCGCCAGGTCGATGGGACCGCCCGCTTCCTCCACCCGTTTGCCCAGGCTGGAGGTCGGCGGCGGCCCTCCGGTCTTCCGCTTTTCGATCAGCGCCTTGGTCCGCTTGATCTCCTGTTGCGCGATGAAGCTCGAGGGATCGACCACCGCCGCCTTCTCGAACAGCAGCAGGGCCTCATCCAGCTTGCCCTCGTCCTTCAGCTTCTGCCCCCGGTGTACGTATGAAGCCGCGGCCAGGAAGCGCGCCCGCGACGTTGCCGCCCGGTACTTCAGTTCCTTGGGCTTGTCCTGCCACGCCTGGCTGTAGAAGTCGTAGGCCGACTCGTAGTCCTGCCGTGCCTCCGCGTCTCTCCCCTTGTTGTACAGCGACTTCGCCGAGTCGGCGATGGCGGGAGGCAGCGCCACCGTAAGCAGCAGCAGCAGCAGCGCCGCGCCGCGCAACCGTCCACAACTTTTGCTGCCTGCTGGGGTGAAGCGCCGGATAGATCGGGTCATCGAACTCCTTGGGACGGTACTGGATTCACTCGCCAACAACACTTCCCCCTGAGGGAACTGTCTTGCCACCGGCGCCTTCGGCAAGATTCCATGAGAACGCGCGATTATAGCATCTGTAAATTGCTCATTCTTTTGCTTTGTTGGCGCAGACCCTCCCTTGCGACTTGCGACTTGCGGCCCCGCGGGCTCACGACCCACGACCCGCGGCTCTTCTCGCCGCGTGTTAGCATTTCCATTCGCGCATGCCCCGCCACTCCCATCAGGTCACTCCGAACAAGGAGAAGAACCCCCGCCGCGACCCCGTCGCCTCGGGACAGCGCGACGCCACCCAGAACCGCGCCGCCGCCCACAACTACTTCTTGCTGGAAAGATTCGAGACCGGCATCGTCCTCACCGGCTCCGAGGTTAAATCCATCCGCTCCGGCCGCGCCAACCTCAAGGATGCCTACGGCCTGATCAAGGACGGCGAGCTCTGGCTGCTGAACGCCCACATCGGCGCTTACGAGAACGCGGGCTACGCCGGCCACGCCCCGCTGCGCACCCGCAAGCTCCTCGTCCACCGCGACGAGCTTCGCAAGCTGATCGGCAAGACCCAGCAGAAAGGCCTCACCCTTATTCCCACCCGCATGTACTTCAAGAGCGGCAAGATCAAAGTGGAATTGGCCCTGGCCAAAGGCAAGCAGTTGTGGGACAAGCGCGAGACCGAGCGCCGCCGTACCGCCGACCGCGAGGCCCGCGAGGCCATCCAGCGCTCCCGCAAGGCAGGAAACGTATGATCTCCTCGCCTTGCTCACAATTCGCGGACAGGAGAATTCTTTTGGGTGTCATCCTGAGTGAGGCGCGGCGCGTTCTCCGCCGCGCCAAGTCGAAGGACCCCTATCTGAGGAAAACATGAATCTAAAGCTCTCTTACGAAAATCCCGCCCAACTCGACACCGAATGTCTCGTGATCACCATGGTGGACCAGGGTGAAAAGGACAAGAACGTCCCCACACTGCACTCCTCCGACCCGGCCATCCAAGCCGCCGCCAAAGAACTGCTCTCCTCCGGCGAGGTCACTGGCAAGAGCTTCGAGACCGTCCTGCTCTACCGCCCACAGGGACTCAAGGCCAAGCGCCTTCTCCTCGTCGGCGGCGGCAAGGCCAGGTCTTTCACCCGCCACGAACTGCGCAAGCTCGCCGGCGCCGCCGTGCGTTTCCTCAAGCCCAGGAACATCCGCGCTTTCGCCTTTGTGCTCCCCGACGCCGCCCCCGACGCTGCCCGCGCCGTCGTCGAAGGCGCTTTCGTCGGCGGCTTCGAGCCCGACGTCTACAAGAGCGATCGCAAGGACCAGAAGATCGACGCCCTCACCCTCGTCGCCCCTGCCTCCGCCGGCCCCGCCGGCCTCGAGCGCGCCCTCGAAGAAGGACGCATCTTGGGCGAGTCGCAGAACTTCACCCGCGACCTGGTGAACGAGCCCGGCAACCGCATGACTCCCACCGTCCTCGCCGCCCGCGCCCAGAAGATGGCCGCCGACGTCGGTCTCAACTGCGAGGTCCTCGGCGCCGATCGCATCCGGGAGCTCAAGATGGGCGCCTTCTGGAGCGTCGCCCAGGGCTCCGACGAGCCTCCCGCCTTGATCGTGTTGCGATACGATCCTCCCGGCGCCCTGCCCCAGCCCGTCCTCGGCCTGGTCGGCAAGGGCGTCACCTTCGACTCCGGCGGCATCTCCATCAAGCCCTCCGACGGCATGGAAAAAATGAAATACGATATGGGGGGAGGGGCGGCGATGCTGGGGGCGATGCGCGCCATCGCCTTGTTGAAGCCGAAGGTCAAAGTCATCTCCATCGTGTGCGCGACGGAGAACATGCCTTCCGGCAAGGCGCAGAAGCCCGGCGACGTGCAGATCGCCATGTCGGGCAAGTCCATCGAGATCATCAACACCGACGCCGAAGGCCGCCTGGTGCTGGCCGACGGATTGCACTACGCCCGCCAGCTCGGCTGCACCCACCTGATCGACGCCGCCACCCTCACCGGCGCCTGCGTGGTCGCGCTCGGATACGTCAACGCCGGCGTCTTCGCCAACGACGAAGCCGCCTACCAGCGATTCCTGCGCGCGCTCGAGCGTTCCGGCGAGAAGATGTGGCGCCTGCCGCTGGACGACGAGTACAAGGAGCTGATCCGCTCCGGCATCGCCGACATCAAGAACACCGGCGGCCGCTGGGGCGGCGCCATCTCCGCCGCCATGTTCCTCAAGGAATTCGTCGAGGACACGCCCTGGATCCATCTCGACATCGCCGGCACCGCCTGGATGGAGGAGAGCAAGGCGTGGATCGCGCAGGGACCGTCCGGCATCGCCGTGCGCTCCATCGTCGAATGGGTGCGCGACTTCGACCGCGACAGCAGCGTGGTCTGAGCTCGCGCCGCTCCGCCGCGGGTTCTTGGAGTGCACCGCGCTGGCGAATTCCGGGCCACGTCTTTCGTAACCTTATGCGCCGCGGCATTCCCTGCTAGTCTTCGCCTGCAGGGAGTCCCTATGGGAACCGAAGCGGTGCTGCACGAATCCGGCTACGAGAGCGTCCGCCGCTGGCCGCGATACAAGCTGGAAGTCCCGGTGCGCCTGCTGGCCCAAAAGGGAGACAAGGTCGCCATCGTGCAGGCCCGCGGCAACGAGCTCAACGAGGGCGGGATGGCGGTCTTCGCCGGCACCGAACTTTCCCTCGACGAAGAGGTCGCGGTCGAATTCACGCCGCCTTACTCCGGCCAGCCCATCC
The window above is part of the Terriglobia bacterium genome. Proteins encoded here:
- a CDS encoding type II and III secretion system protein, giving the protein MTRSIRRFTPAGSKSCGRLRGAALLLLLLTVALPPAIADSAKSLYNKGRDAEARQDYESAYDFYSQAWQDKPKELKYRAATSRARFLAAASYVHRGQKLKDEGKLDEALLLFEKAAVVDPSSFIAQQEIKRTKALIEKRKTGGPPPTSSLGKRVEEAGGPIDLAPIAETPITLKLSEDTKVIYETIGKLAGINVLFDPDYTSRRVKIELNGVTLNEALDILALESKTFWRPVTGNTIFVASDTPAKRKELEQSVIKTFYLSNVSLPTELQDMVNAMRTILEVSRIQQLPSQNAIIVRGTPDQVALAEKLVGDIDKAKPEVVVEVAIMQVRRDKLRDLGIAPPGSAAIGLAPNTTTTTTTGTTGTTGTTTSTPTTTPNQISLNSLAHLNATNFVVTIPQAAANFLFNDTTTKILQNPQIRASDGQKASLKIGDRVPIATGSFQPGIGGVGINPLVNTQFQYIDVGVNIDITPRVHAGHEVTLKLMIDVSSVTSHVSIGGIDQPVIGQRKIEHEIRLKEGEVNLLGGILEDDTVKGWSGIPGLGQIPFFRYLFASQHTELHQNEIVFVLIPHVVRSQELTELNARAIDVGTGTAIDLRRASRPRQPASPPNGPTQVPATAPAAAPQQAAAQPAAPQQPTGQAAAPGAAANGQQAPTPSQAPAGPPTPVGLSFDPNAVNPTNGSTFAVNVVLTGGQDIATVPLQITYNPQVMQLVNVSNGGFLSQDGQPVALVHRDDPPSGTLQVSATRPPGTAGVTGSGAVYTLTFLAKAPGTGMITITRPAARNSASQAIPATPAAATVTVK
- the smpB gene encoding SsrA-binding protein SmpB — protein: MPRHSHQVTPNKEKNPRRDPVASGQRDATQNRAAAHNYFLLERFETGIVLTGSEVKSIRSGRANLKDAYGLIKDGELWLLNAHIGAYENAGYAGHAPLRTRKLLVHRDELRKLIGKTQQKGLTLIPTRMYFKSGKIKVELALAKGKQLWDKRETERRRTADREAREAIQRSRKAGNV
- a CDS encoding PilZ domain-containing protein, with protein sequence MGTEAVLHESGYESVRRWPRYKLEVPVRLLAQKGDKVAIVQARGNELNEGGMAVFAGTELSLDEEVAVEFTPPYSGQPIRVRCLVRDRKGYCYGLEFLSLTIDDHQNVSQIRTVLRGLGSPIR
- a CDS encoding type II secretion system GspH family protein, which translates into the protein MERSSARRRRGLTLVELIVAITILLILTGMAIPIARVRIKRAKEHELRYDLWQIRDAIDRYKDAADRNAFQVKIGTEGYPPDLDTLVKGVDVAGKKIRFLRSIPVDPMTGKAEWGTRSMQDDPKSQSWGGQNVFDVYSKSEGTAMDGTKYSDW
- a CDS encoding leucyl aminopeptidase, with product MNLKLSYENPAQLDTECLVITMVDQGEKDKNVPTLHSSDPAIQAAAKELLSSGEVTGKSFETVLLYRPQGLKAKRLLLVGGGKARSFTRHELRKLAGAAVRFLKPRNIRAFAFVLPDAAPDAARAVVEGAFVGGFEPDVYKSDRKDQKIDALTLVAPASAGPAGLERALEEGRILGESQNFTRDLVNEPGNRMTPTVLAARAQKMAADVGLNCEVLGADRIRELKMGAFWSVAQGSDEPPALIVLRYDPPGALPQPVLGLVGKGVTFDSGGISIKPSDGMEKMKYDMGGGAAMLGAMRAIALLKPKVKVISIVCATENMPSGKAQKPGDVQIAMSGKSIEIINTDAEGRLVLADGLHYARQLGCTHLIDAATLTGACVVALGYVNAGVFANDEAAYQRFLRALERSGEKMWRLPLDDEYKELIRSGIADIKNTGGRWGGAISAAMFLKEFVEDTPWIHLDIAGTAWMEESKAWIAQGPSGIAVRSIVEWVRDFDRDSSVV